In Methanomicrobium antiquum, one DNA window encodes the following:
- a CDS encoding HAD family hydrolase has protein sequence MKTAVVFDSAGTLLHTYRVAKDIINDSMVEGVETTTLTCSAKGRALVLLYAHSKNIINEPESELLSSYLKFNGITFGVACSCGVVTIGDVSDILYSDEVAKTGDLQTCIRKVWSCCKKLPVVAMNSGVIVNKNIGRIEYAITSGGRPFSGAKKTIQTLQEMDIATYVASGDRTDKLMKMADYLGIPHGNVHGVSTPSIKAQIVKDLKEVYENVIMVGDGVNDIAAMKEADIAILTEQQKGKKPKILVEAADYIINDVSEVIEIAKKSNLQK, from the coding sequence ATGAAAACCGCAGTAGTTTTTGACAGTGCAGGAACCCTTCTTCATACTTACAGAGTGGCAAAAGACATAATTAACGACAGTATGGTGGAAGGTGTTGAGACAACAACACTTACATGCTCTGCCAAAGGAAGGGCTCTTGTTCTTTTATATGCACATTCAAAGAACATAATTAACGAACCTGAAAGTGAACTTCTCTCCTCATACCTGAAATTTAACGGAATTACATTTGGTGTTGCATGCTCTTGTGGAGTAGTAACAATTGGAGATGTTTCTGATATATTGTATTCTGATGAGGTTGCTAAAACAGGCGATCTTCAGACATGCATCAGAAAGGTGTGGAGTTGCTGTAAAAAACTGCCTGTTGTTGCTATGAACAGCGGCGTTATTGTGAATAAAAATATCGGCAGAATTGAATATGCAATAACATCCGGCGGCAGACCTTTTTCCGGTGCCAAAAAAACCATTCAAACACTTCAGGAGATGGATATCGCAACTTATGTTGCATCCGGCGACAGGACAGATAAACTTATGAAAATGGCAGATTATCTGGGAATTCCTCACGGAAATGTCCATGGAGTTTCAACTCCGTCAATTAAAGCCCAGATTGTTAAGGACTTAAAAGAAGTATATGAGAATGTAATTATGGTGGGAGATGGTGTAAACGATATTGCGGCTATGAAAGAAGCGGATATTGCCATCCTTACAGAACAACAAAAGGGCAAAAAACCAAAAATTCTTGTCGAAGCCGCTGATTATATCATAAATGATGTATCTGAAGTTATAGAAATTGCAAAAAAATCCAATCTTCAAAAATAA
- a CDS encoding RuBisCO large subunit C-terminal-like domain-containing protein, giving the protein MTEVTAIYYFEPETGTTPEFAAQAIADEETTGTWTDLSTRTDYVERLDGKVLSLKPSGDGYITEILYPAEIFEPGNISQYLSVIAGNLFGLGRLKCVRLLDVDFPKELTRFNGPNFGIKGVRKLIGTEKSKRPHVGTIIKPKVGLNPKDTAEVAYLAAIGGVDFIKDDETLTDQKFCPLFERVETVMSRLDDAMSETGRSILYAANVSERADKIVERARKAVDCGANAVMVDVITCGFCAVEALAQDPGINVPIHVHRTMHAAMTRNTKHGIAMRPIARLVRLAGGDQLHTGTVSGKMGHDPKDIIVDNKTLTDEYFGLNPVFPVASGGLYPGKVHAELSALGTEIILQAGGGIHGHPDGTKYGAMAMRQAVDAFMEGASPEEYAKTHRELRLAIEKWGI; this is encoded by the coding sequence ATGACTGAAGTCACAGCAATATATTATTTTGAACCGGAGACAGGAACCACACCTGAATTTGCCGCACAGGCAATAGCTGATGAGGAAACAACAGGTACATGGACTGATCTGTCTACACGTACAGACTATGTTGAAAGGCTTGACGGCAAGGTTTTGTCTCTAAAACCATCCGGTGACGGCTACATCACTGAAATTTTATATCCGGCCGAAATCTTCGAACCCGGCAATATATCCCAGTATTTGTCAGTGATAGCCGGAAATCTTTTCGGACTTGGAAGACTCAAATGCGTAAGGCTTCTTGATGTTGATTTTCCAAAAGAGCTTACAAGATTCAATGGCCCGAATTTTGGTATTAAAGGTGTCAGAAAATTAATTGGAACAGAAAAAAGTAAAAGACCTCATGTAGGAACGATAATAAAACCAAAAGTCGGCTTAAACCCGAAAGATACAGCAGAAGTCGCATACCTTGCCGCAATAGGAGGTGTTGATTTCATAAAAGATGATGAAACATTAACAGATCAAAAATTCTGTCCTCTTTTTGAGAGGGTTGAAACTGTGATGTCACGCCTTGATGATGCAATGTCTGAAACCGGAAGGTCGATTCTTTATGCCGCAAATGTTTCAGAAAGAGCAGATAAAATTGTTGAGCGTGCAAGAAAGGCAGTTGACTGTGGTGCAAACGCTGTCATGGTCGATGTTATAACATGTGGCTTTTGCGCAGTTGAAGCCCTTGCACAGGACCCGGGAATTAATGTTCCAATTCACGTTCACAGGACAATGCACGCGGCAATGACACGGAATACAAAACATGGTATTGCAATGCGCCCCATTGCCCGTCTTGTCAGGCTTGCAGGCGGAGATCAGCTTCACACAGGAACAGTAAGCGGTAAAATGGGTCATGACCCAAAGGACATTATTGTGGACAATAAAACTCTTACAGATGAATACTTTGGCTTAAATCCCGTGTTTCCTGTTGCAAGCGGCGGACTGTATCCAGGAAAGGTACATGCAGAGCTTTCAGCGCTTGGAACAGAAATTATTCTTCAGGCAGGAGGAGGTATTCACGGACACCCTGATGGAACAAAATATGGTGCAATGGCAATGAGACAGGCTGTTGATGCCTTTATGGAAGGTGCATCTCCTGAAGAGTATGCAAAAACCCACAGGGAATTAAGACTGGCAATTGAAAAATGGGGCATTTAA
- the dapF gene encoding diaminopimelate epimerase, whose translation MEIPFVKLQGNGNDFILIDETDKIVIPDDMKGDFAKLYCDRRFGIGADGILFISRSNNANVKMRLIQPDASEAEMCGNGIRCLAKYAYDMDYVERECKIETLSGVLDVYMGYSEDDEFTATIDMGKIIYDRSDIPATGDGEYAEEICGEKVYAANTGVPHAVIFTDSIDSVDIKSVAPKIRYHKTFPEGANVNFVQVTGEDEITIRTYERGVEDETFSCGTGSTASAAIAYKTGKTGKKVLVHTKGGPLTITINGENASMKGPSATVFSGIISI comes from the coding sequence ATGGAAATACCATTTGTTAAACTTCAGGGAAATGGAAATGATTTTATCCTTATTGATGAGACAGACAAAATAGTCATCCCTGATGACATGAAGGGAGATTTTGCAAAACTTTACTGTGACAGGCGCTTTGGAATAGGGGCGGATGGGATATTATTCATCTCACGCTCAAATAATGCAAATGTCAAAATGAGGCTTATACAGCCTGATGCCAGTGAAGCAGAGATGTGCGGAAACGGAATTCGCTGTCTTGCAAAATATGCATATGACATGGATTATGTTGAGAGAGAATGCAAGATTGAAACACTCTCAGGAGTCCTTGATGTTTATATGGGCTACAGCGAGGATGATGAATTCACAGCAACCATCGATATGGGAAAAATAATTTATGACAGATCTGATATTCCGGCAACAGGAGATGGAGAATATGCTGAAGAAATTTGCGGAGAGAAAGTATATGCCGCAAATACCGGAGTTCCACATGCAGTTATTTTCACTGATTCTATAGATTCTGTTGACATAAAAAGCGTAGCACCAAAAATCAGATACCATAAAACCTTCCCTGAAGGTGCAAATGTCAATTTTGTTCAGGTAACAGGGGAGGATGAGATTACAATCAGAACTTATGAAAGAGGAGTTGAGGATGAAACATTCAGTTGCGGTACCGGCTCAACTGCCTCAGCCGCAATTGCTTATAAGACTGGCAAAACAGGAAAAAAAGTTCTTGTTCATACAAAAGGCGGCCCTCTTACAATAACAATAAATGGTGAAAATGCAAGCATGAAAGGGCCTTCAGCCACTGTATTTTCAGGAATTATATCCATATAA
- the radB gene encoding DNA repair and recombination protein RadB — protein sequence MSENSKITTGCEAFDDLIGGGIEKKAITQLYGEPASGKSTIALMSAAGVLKSGKDVIIIDSEGFSVERFRQICGEFAEELSKHLYLFEPTDFTEQGLMIAQCDPLLKSSDVGLIIIDSATSLYRTELGSAGEGQKKLGRQIVHLLGYARRYNIPVIVTNQVYMDINNDRLTGLGGTSLKHISKIIIRVEKYADHRRAVLEKHRSMEEGKAFEFKMVETGIQEI from the coding sequence ATGTCTGAAAATTCAAAAATCACCACGGGATGCGAAGCTTTTGATGACCTTATCGGAGGAGGTATTGAGAAGAAGGCAATAACACAGTTATATGGAGAACCGGCCTCAGGAAAAAGTACAATTGCACTAATGAGCGCGGCAGGTGTATTGAAATCCGGAAAAGATGTTATAATAATTGACAGTGAGGGCTTTTCAGTAGAAAGATTCAGACAGATTTGTGGTGAATTTGCAGAAGAACTATCTAAGCACCTTTATCTTTTTGAGCCAACGGATTTTACAGAACAGGGCCTTATGATTGCTCAATGTGACCCGCTTCTTAAAAGCAGTGATGTCGGACTAATTATTATCGATTCTGCAACTTCTCTTTACAGAACAGAGCTTGGAAGCGCAGGAGAGGGGCAAAAAAAACTGGGCCGTCAGATTGTTCATCTTCTGGGTTATGCCAGACGATACAACATTCCTGTAATTGTTACAAATCAGGTTTACATGGATATAAACAACGACAGACTTACAGGTCTTGGAGGAACTTCTCTTAAGCATATTTCAAAGATAATAATAAGGGTTGAAAAATACGCCGATCACAGACGTGCTGTATTAGAAAAGCACAGGTCAATGGAAGAAGGAAAAGCATTTGAATTTAAAATGGTTGAAACAGGAATTCAAGAGATTTAA
- the larC gene encoding nickel pincer cofactor biosynthesis protein LarC, translating to MRILLFDPFHGAAGDMIIASLLDAGADMQSVIDVMTSVVARPDITRVDRCGIKSLKIDTNAQKSHRNLNDVIEIVKKSTASKEAVEMAIRVFERIERGETKVHGAHTHFHEVGADDAIADVLGACTAFLSLDFDLVHIKPVNVGAGFVITQHGKYPVPAPATQEILQESGLLTIYDSDISTGELCTPTGAALLSEFYCGNKHLPSGKIIKTGYGAGTNNPKDTPNVLRTVILESDEKEDELTDTVEILETNVDDVSGEILSYTMQKVMAEGARDISSVPVIMKKGRIGYLIRIICLKGESQKFVRILSEELGTLGIRHFQAVHRSVLKRTFEDIKLDINNSVHIINVKTGWIEGRPVTFKAEFEDARKCAEKTGLPIKQIAIMAESAAIKQITEDNIIEN from the coding sequence ATGAGAATACTTCTCTTTGATCCATTCCACGGAGCCGCCGGCGATATGATTATCGCCTCTCTTCTTGATGCCGGGGCAGATATGCAAAGTGTTATCGATGTAATGACGTCAGTTGTTGCAAGGCCTGATATCACAAGAGTAGACAGATGCGGCATAAAATCTCTTAAAATTGATACAAATGCCCAAAAATCTCACCGAAATCTCAATGATGTAATTGAAATTGTCAAAAAATCTACAGCATCAAAAGAAGCAGTTGAAATGGCAATCCGTGTTTTTGAAAGAATTGAAAGAGGCGAGACAAAAGTTCATGGCGCACATACACATTTCCATGAGGTTGGTGCAGATGATGCTATCGCAGATGTCCTTGGAGCATGTACTGCATTTTTGTCGCTTGATTTTGATTTGGTGCATATAAAACCGGTAAATGTTGGTGCAGGTTTTGTAATAACACAACATGGAAAATACCCTGTGCCTGCACCTGCTACACAGGAGATTTTGCAGGAATCAGGGCTTTTGACAATATATGATTCAGATATTTCTACAGGTGAATTGTGCACACCTACCGGTGCGGCACTGCTTTCAGAATTCTATTGTGGAAATAAACATTTACCATCAGGAAAAATTATCAAAACAGGATATGGTGCAGGAACAAACAACCCAAAAGATACGCCGAATGTCCTGAGAACTGTTATTTTGGAATCTGATGAAAAAGAGGATGAATTAACCGATACTGTAGAGATTCTTGAGACAAATGTCGATGACGTATCAGGAGAGATTTTGTCTTATACTATGCAGAAAGTCATGGCAGAGGGTGCAAGAGATATTTCATCTGTTCCTGTAATAATGAAGAAAGGAAGAATAGGATATTTAATAAGAATTATCTGTTTAAAAGGTGAATCACAAAAATTCGTAAGAATTCTTTCTGAAGAACTGGGAACACTTGGCATTCGCCATTTTCAGGCAGTTCACAGATCTGTACTTAAACGAACTTTCGAAGACATTAAACTGGATATAAATAACTCTGTCCACATAATAAATGTAAAAACCGGATGGATAGAAGGAAGACCCGTAACATTTAAAGCAGAATTTGAAGATGCCAGAAAATGTGCTGAAAAAACAGGTCTTCCAATAAAACAAATAGCAATAATGGCAGAATCCGCCGCAATTAAACAGATTACAGAAGATAATATTATAGAAAATTGA
- a CDS encoding CDC48 family AAA ATPase: MISLKVDSAYPEDQGGGRARLDPETMLQLHISPGDLVYIDGKNRTIAKVWRMMVNDWNQEKLRIDNYTRMNAGVSIGDRVTISPVEGVIPAKSLILAPPEDMPKQLPINYNSAIARLIDFPVMKNDSVPVVAGLPFMQPQTVSFKIVHIEPENSVIITRETEIEFSDKPAAGFEGLKTISYEDIGGLKGELQNVRETIELPMRHPELFRKLGIDPPKGVLLYGPPGTGKTLIAKAVANESGAHFISIAGPEIISKYYGESEQRLREIFDEAEDNAPAIVFIDELDSIAPKREDVTGEVERRVVAQLLTMMDGLEERGQVVVIGATNRLDAIDQALRRPGRFDREIEIGVPGEEDRLEILRIHTRGMPIEGENLILDTRKKCETAQGEEKENLEKEFKILTDEVHKNRESMLEEFASKTNGFVGADLAALAREAAMRALRRYLPDIDLDSDEIPQSVLESMEIKISDFKNALREISPSAMREVFLEVSHVKWSEVGGLTEEKEEVREAVEYPLTRRDKFENLGIEPPKGVLLYGPPGTGKTLIAKAVANESGANFIPVRGPQLLSKWVGESEKAVREVFRKARQVAPSIIFFDELDALAPSRGEGSESRVIESVLNQILTEFDGLEDLTGVVVMGATNRPDIIDPALLRAGRFDRLVYVGEPDEKSRMNILQIHSKYTPIEGSLIDEIVDFIKNYDENSIDEAFNRLSMKKNISINRKITADEIKTCFAGTEPEKSQVLSGWQRRKILVAQFLKNGFYLEDPVRDNLLKKIAVKTSGYVGSDLELLCRESAMFAMRENKSCVSESHFNMALEKVHPMMNDRLREQYTRIKQHFKGGLPPQVQPVEYQ, from the coding sequence ATGATAAGTTTAAAAGTTGACAGTGCCTATCCCGAGGATCAGGGGGGAGGAAGGGCAAGGCTTGATCCGGAAACTATGCTTCAGCTTCATATCTCTCCGGGGGATCTGGTATATATTGACGGCAAAAACCGGACAATAGCCAAAGTATGGCGCATGATGGTTAATGACTGGAATCAGGAGAAACTCAGGATTGACAACTATACCCGCATGAATGCCGGAGTAAGCATAGGAGACAGGGTAACAATCTCTCCTGTTGAAGGGGTCATTCCGGCAAAAAGTCTCATTCTTGCTCCTCCGGAGGATATGCCAAAACAGCTCCCGATAAATTACAACAGCGCAATAGCACGCCTTATTGACTTTCCTGTTATGAAAAATGACAGTGTCCCTGTAGTTGCCGGACTTCCATTCATGCAGCCACAGACAGTCTCATTTAAGATTGTTCATATTGAACCTGAAAATTCTGTAATAATAACACGTGAGACTGAAATTGAATTTTCAGATAAACCTGCCGCAGGATTTGAAGGATTAAAAACAATCTCATATGAGGACATTGGCGGGCTAAAAGGTGAGCTTCAGAATGTCAGAGAGACTATTGAGCTTCCAATGAGACACCCGGAATTATTCAGAAAACTGGGTATCGATCCGCCAAAAGGAGTTTTGCTTTACGGCCCTCCTGGAACCGGAAAGACTCTGATTGCAAAAGCGGTTGCTAATGAAAGTGGAGCGCATTTCATATCCATTGCAGGCCCTGAAATAATCTCAAAATATTATGGTGAGAGTGAACAGCGCCTGAGAGAAATCTTCGATGAAGCAGAAGACAACGCGCCGGCAATTGTTTTTATCGATGAACTTGATTCAATAGCACCTAAGCGTGAGGATGTAACAGGAGAGGTTGAAAGAAGAGTTGTTGCCCAGCTTCTTACAATGATGGACGGCCTTGAAGAAAGAGGTCAGGTGGTTGTGATAGGCGCTACAAACAGGCTTGATGCAATAGATCAGGCTCTAAGAAGACCAGGGAGATTTGACAGGGAGATTGAGATAGGGGTCCCGGGAGAAGAAGACAGGCTTGAAATTCTAAGAATTCATACAAGAGGAATGCCTATCGAAGGGGAGAATCTGATACTTGATACGAGAAAAAAATGCGAGACTGCACAAGGTGAAGAAAAAGAGAATCTTGAAAAGGAATTTAAGATATTAACTGACGAAGTGCACAAAAACCGCGAATCAATGCTTGAGGAATTTGCTTCAAAAACAAATGGTTTTGTTGGCGCAGATCTTGCCGCATTAGCCCGTGAAGCGGCAATGAGAGCTTTGAGAAGGTATCTTCCGGATATAGATCTGGATTCTGATGAAATCCCACAATCTGTTCTTGAATCAATGGAAATAAAGATCAGTGATTTTAAAAACGCTTTAAGGGAGATAAGTCCCAGTGCGATGAGAGAAGTTTTCCTCGAGGTTTCTCATGTGAAATGGTCAGAAGTGGGAGGACTTACTGAAGAAAAAGAGGAAGTCCGCGAAGCTGTGGAATATCCTCTTACACGCAGAGATAAATTTGAGAATCTTGGAATCGAACCACCAAAAGGAGTTTTACTTTATGGTCCTCCGGGAACAGGAAAAACTCTCATCGCAAAGGCTGTTGCAAATGAAAGCGGTGCTAATTTCATTCCTGTTCGCGGGCCACAACTTTTGTCCAAATGGGTAGGAGAAAGTGAAAAGGCAGTTCGTGAGGTATTCAGAAAAGCACGTCAGGTGGCACCTTCAATTATATTTTTTGATGAACTTGATGCACTTGCACCTTCAAGAGGTGAAGGCAGTGAATCCAGAGTTATTGAAAGTGTGCTAAATCAGATTCTTACAGAGTTTGACGGACTTGAGGATTTGACAGGCGTTGTTGTGATGGGCGCTACAAACCGTCCGGATATAATCGACCCTGCGCTTTTAAGAGCAGGCAGATTTGACAGGCTTGTATACGTTGGTGAACCTGATGAGAAGTCAAGAATGAATATTCTTCAGATTCACTCGAAATATACACCAATAGAAGGCTCTCTCATTGATGAAATTGTAGATTTTATAAAAAATTATGACGAAAATTCAATAGATGAGGCATTTAACCGTCTGAGCATGAAGAAGAACATCTCAATTAACAGAAAAATCACAGCGGATGAGATAAAGACATGCTTTGCTGGCACTGAGCCTGAAAAATCGCAGGTATTGTCAGGATGGCAGAGAAGAAAAATTCTTGTTGCCCAATTTTTAAAGAACGGGTTTTATCTTGAAGATCCTGTCCGTGACAACCTCTTAAAAAAGATTGCAGTGAAAACCTCAGGTTATGTAGGATCAGATCTTGAACTTTTATGCAGGGAGTCAGCAATGTTTGCAATGCGCGAGAATAAAAGCTGTGTATCAGAGAGTCATTTCAACATGGCGCTTGAAAAGGTTCACCCCATGATGAATGACAGGTTAAGAGAACAGTACACAAGAATAAAACAGCACTTCAAAGGCGGTCTTCCCCCACAGGTCCAGCCTGTTGAATATCAGTGA
- a CDS encoding class I adenylate-forming enzyme family protein has product MSNCTAFLDVNKRLGDKNALIFPSDNISISYAELYKSVCRRASLLKQSGISKGDRVCIYLPSTPEYLISYFAIWRAGAVAVPLNIVLCESEINYMMKNSGASAIITNENGQKTAGPACSDINPKPVIFVTGNKEWEDKISNISDLANPVNCSFDDLCQLQYTSGTTGKQKGAMLTHGNWMAAIDSECSLLNYKSSDVYLGIYPMAHVGVSWGISSLKAGATWVILEQFEIDKYIEYADSYKATVVAGMPPVIHSLLKTETGTEKKFESAREMISGGGPLHPSIWKEFYSRFKIPVVNAYGLSETIVVGTGTAIRPEDYQSADEFKSVGSPVGYTEMKIVDTNDHTIELAGTDVGEIALRGPAVAKGYWGMKEETEQVFFPDGWFLTGDIGFIDENGMLSITDRKKDMIVMSGWKIYPTEVEKTYISHPGIEDIAIFGCPDIHRGEVPVAAVVLANGMETNENELIKFGKERLAKYKVPRHYIFLDNLPRVHGWKLLRRELREKYCSENNSTLIL; this is encoded by the coding sequence TTGTCAAATTGTACCGCCTTTCTTGACGTAAACAAGAGGCTGGGAGATAAAAATGCCCTGATATTTCCATCAGACAATATCAGCATCAGTTATGCTGAGCTTTATAAATCAGTGTGTCGCCGTGCAAGTCTGCTTAAACAATCAGGCATATCTAAAGGGGACAGAGTATGTATATACCTTCCATCAACACCTGAATATCTAATATCCTATTTTGCAATATGGCGTGCCGGCGCAGTTGCAGTGCCGCTAAACATCGTTCTTTGTGAATCGGAAATAAACTATATGATGAAAAATTCAGGCGCCAGTGCAATAATTACCAATGAAAATGGTCAAAAAACAGCTGGTCCTGCATGCTCTGATATAAATCCTAAACCCGTTATTTTTGTTACAGGAAATAAAGAATGGGAAGATAAAATCTCAAATATATCTGATTTGGCAAATCCTGTAAACTGCTCATTTGATGATCTGTGTCAGCTTCAGTATACCTCCGGTACAACAGGAAAGCAAAAAGGTGCAATGTTAACCCATGGAAACTGGATGGCGGCAATTGATTCGGAATGCAGTCTTTTGAATTATAAATCCAGTGATGTTTACCTAGGAATATACCCGATGGCCCATGTAGGTGTCTCATGGGGAATTTCCTCATTAAAAGCCGGTGCAACATGGGTAATATTGGAGCAGTTTGAGATAGACAAATACATTGAGTACGCAGATTCATATAAAGCGACTGTTGTTGCCGGAATGCCTCCTGTAATTCACTCACTTTTAAAGACAGAAACAGGAACAGAGAAGAAATTTGAATCTGCAAGAGAGATGATCAGTGGCGGCGGCCCGCTTCATCCAAGCATCTGGAAAGAGTTTTATTCAAGATTTAAAATTCCCGTTGTAAATGCATACGGCCTTTCTGAAACAATAGTTGTCGGAACAGGAACTGCAATCAGACCTGAGGATTATCAGTCAGCTGATGAATTTAAAAGTGTAGGCTCACCTGTAGGATATACCGAGATGAAGATTGTTGATACAAATGATCATACAATAGAATTAGCAGGAACTGATGTTGGTGAAATAGCATTGCGTGGCCCGGCTGTTGCCAAAGGCTATTGGGGAATGAAAGAAGAAACAGAGCAGGTATTTTTTCCTGACGGATGGTTTTTGACAGGCGACATTGGATTTATTGATGAAAACGGCATGCTTTCCATCACCGACCGGAAAAAAGATATGATTGTAATGTCAGGGTGGAAGATATATCCGACAGAGGTTGAAAAGACATATATCAGCCATCCGGGTATTGAAGATATTGCAATTTTCGGATGCCCGGATATTCACAGAGGAGAAGTTCCTGTTGCCGCAGTCGTTCTTGCAAATGGCATGGAAACCAATGAGAATGAGTTGATAAAATTTGGAAAGGAAAGGCTTGCAAAATACAAAGTTCCCCGCCATTATATTTTTCTGGATAATCTTCCAAGAGTTCACGGATGGAAACTTCTCAGGCGCGAACTGCGCGAAAAATACTGCAGTGAGAATAATTCAACTCTCATTTTGTAA
- a CDS encoding RAD55 family ATPase — protein MSPEIEQISSIKSEKRSTGIIGLDFQLGGGIPKGKSTILYGDALSGCDILAEQFWHADDSKKSTYLMIDGLIKEGMTDAEEMNPESLFNAMEGNWIVVDSLSSVIIKYGIDASVSFLEKCMSAIKENEANILFLMYPDIHTPAEEAKIIRHSDIFITLSNTLHGNEIERSLTINKISGADVPKRAYPYNILSGGIELSTTGRVV, from the coding sequence ATGTCACCAGAAATTGAGCAGATATCCTCTATTAAATCCGAGAAGAGATCGACTGGCATTATTGGTCTTGATTTTCAGCTAGGCGGAGGCATTCCTAAAGGAAAATCAACAATCTTATACGGTGATGCACTTTCAGGATGTGATATTTTAGCAGAACAGTTCTGGCATGCGGATGATTCCAAAAAAAGCACATATCTGATGATAGATGGTCTGATAAAAGAGGGTATGACTGATGCTGAAGAGATGAATCCTGAATCTCTTTTCAATGCAATGGAGGGCAATTGGATTGTTGTTGATTCTTTGTCATCAGTTATTATAAAATACGGAATTGATGCATCAGTCTCTTTTCTTGAAAAATGTATGAGTGCTATAAAAGAAAATGAGGCAAATATTTTATTTCTGATGTATCCGGACATTCATACTCCTGCAGAAGAGGCAAAAATTATTCGGCATTCAGACATTTTCATAACTCTTTCAAATACTCTTCATGGAAATGAGATAGAAAGAAGTCTGACAATAAACAAAATTTCCGGCGCAGATGTTCCAAAAAGAGCATATCCCTACAATATTTTATCAGGGGGAATAGAGCTTTCAACAACAGGAAGGGTTGTATGA
- a CDS encoding acyltransferase family protein, translating to MDKRFTNNFDFLRFLAASCIIFSHSFALCLGYSNVFIFDWHLLIGQTGLAILLVISGYLILGSWERKPSLTTFFKKRILRIIPGLFASVLLVIFIIGPLVSDLGFSEYIAALLNPSTWASVPFYVNGTALGLFTTNPVTYVNAPLWAVPFEFFLYAIVALLGIAGLLSRKNSMIPFILLTVILWFLWYDNPALNKIRFALYFFIGAHLYLNRDKIEFKFPAVLVLWIPVLLSYNTQFMFIFAYIAIPYTVLWFAKYPTKRLKKFGKYGDFSFGMFIYAYPVQQTIIHFLPDIEIPVMILLSFTAAIPLAVFSWYAIEKHALSIKYKKN from the coding sequence ATGGATAAAAGATTTACAAATAATTTTGATTTTCTTAGATTTTTAGCCGCATCATGTATAATTTTCTCACATTCGTTTGCGTTGTGCCTTGGTTATTCCAATGTTTTCATCTTTGACTGGCACCTTCTAATCGGACAAACCGGCCTTGCAATTCTTCTTGTGATAAGCGGTTATCTGATTTTGGGAAGCTGGGAGAGAAAACCGTCACTGACAACTTTTTTTAAAAAGAGAATTCTTAGAATAATTCCGGGTCTTTTTGCATCGGTTCTTCTTGTAATATTTATTATAGGACCATTGGTCTCAGATTTGGGATTTAGTGAGTATATTGCCGCTCTCTTAAATCCATCAACATGGGCATCAGTTCCTTTCTATGTTAATGGTACGGCTTTGGGGCTTTTTACAACCAATCCTGTAACCTATGTCAATGCCCCACTCTGGGCGGTTCCGTTTGAATTTTTCCTGTATGCTATTGTTGCTCTGCTTGGAATTGCAGGGCTTTTATCCAGGAAAAATTCGATGATTCCTTTTATTTTGTTGACAGTAATTTTATGGTTTTTGTGGTATGATAATCCCGCATTAAACAAGATACGATTCGCTCTGTATTTCTTTATTGGAGCACACCTTTACTTAAACAGGGATAAAATTGAGTTTAAATTCCCGGCTGTTTTGGTATTGTGGATTCCTGTTCTTCTATCATATAATACTCAGTTTATGTTTATTTTTGCCTATATTGCAATACCATACACAGTTCTCTGGTTTGCCAAATATCCCACAAAAAGATTAAAAAAATTTGGTAAATACGGTGATTTCTCATTTGGAATGTTTATTTATGCATACCCTGTTCAGCAGACAATAATTCATTTCCTGCCTGATATTGAAATACCTGTGATGATTCTTTTATCCTTTACAGCCGCAATTCCACTTGCTGTTTTTTCATGGTATGCAATAGAAAAACATGCATTGTCCATTAAATACAAAAAAAACTGA